One Thermoflexus hugenholtzii JAD2 DNA window includes the following coding sequences:
- the topA gene encoding type I DNA topoisomerase — translation MAEKGTRLVIVESPAKARTVGRILGRGFTVKASIGHVRDLLKSQLAVDIENNFKPTYRVPKEKQAVVRELRQAVKEAEEVYLATDPDREGEAIAWHLTEVADIPASKLRRVVFHEITEPAIREAFAHPRGIDMQLVHAQQARRILDRLVGYKLSPLLWEKVRGRLSAGRVQSVALRLIVEREREIQAFVPEEYWTIAVELSKLDDERAFRARLVRYLGAEPDLKNEEQVRPLVAELEDALYVVVSVKKGERRRRPAAPFTTSTMQQEASRRLGFTARRTMAVAQQLYEGLPLGEEGSVGLITYMRTDSTNVSPLAQEEARRFIAQAYGEHLLPPEPPVYKTRARIAQEAHEAIRPTSVFRTPESVKPYLDRDQYRLYELIWKRFIASQMAPAILDTMTVEIVAVPRALIADGEIPLEALENPRYLFRATGSAIRFPGFLVVYEEAREEDVKPEEEEEGGGLLPPLEPNERLRLWRVLPEQHFTQPPPRYTEASLIKTLEELGIGRPSTYAPILSTLFQRGYVERVDKRLVPTPLGITVTDLLVQHFPDIMDVNFTARMEEDLDRIAAGEEDWVEVLRRFYGPFEQRLQEALARIQKVSLDHEVLDEQCPECGAPLQIRYGRFGKFVGCTRFPECRYTRPFFNKLGVPCPQCGGELLEKKSKRGRTFYGCSNWPTCNFTTWKRPLTARCPHCGGLLVQDDRENARCLKCEAVVPLAELELEEAGEGA, via the coding sequence ATGGCGGAGAAAGGGACGCGGCTGGTCATCGTGGAATCCCCGGCCAAGGCCCGCACCGTGGGCCGCATCCTGGGCCGGGGCTTCACCGTGAAGGCTTCCATCGGGCACGTGCGGGATCTCCTCAAATCCCAGCTGGCGGTGGACATCGAGAACAACTTCAAGCCCACCTACCGCGTGCCCAAAGAGAAACAGGCGGTGGTGCGGGAGCTGCGACAGGCGGTCAAAGAGGCTGAGGAGGTCTACCTGGCCACTGACCCGGACCGGGAAGGGGAGGCCATCGCCTGGCACCTGACCGAGGTGGCGGACATCCCAGCCTCCAAGCTCCGCCGCGTCGTCTTCCATGAGATCACCGAGCCGGCGATCCGGGAGGCCTTCGCCCATCCCCGCGGCATCGACATGCAGCTGGTCCACGCCCAACAGGCCCGGCGCATCCTGGACCGGCTGGTGGGCTACAAGCTGAGCCCCCTGCTTTGGGAGAAGGTCCGCGGCCGCCTCTCCGCCGGCCGGGTCCAGTCGGTGGCGCTGCGGCTGATCGTGGAGCGGGAGCGGGAGATCCAGGCCTTCGTCCCCGAGGAATACTGGACCATCGCCGTGGAGCTCTCCAAACTGGACGACGAGCGCGCTTTCCGCGCCCGGCTGGTCCGCTATCTGGGTGCCGAGCCCGACCTCAAGAACGAGGAGCAGGTGCGCCCGCTGGTGGCGGAGCTGGAGGACGCCCTTTACGTCGTGGTCAGCGTCAAGAAGGGGGAGCGGCGGCGGCGGCCGGCGGCGCCCTTCACCACCAGCACGATGCAGCAGGAGGCCTCCCGCCGCCTGGGCTTCACCGCCCGCCGCACCATGGCCGTGGCCCAGCAGCTCTATGAGGGCCTGCCCCTGGGCGAGGAAGGCTCCGTGGGCCTCATCACCTATATGCGCACGGACTCCACGAACGTCTCCCCCCTGGCCCAGGAGGAGGCGCGGCGCTTCATCGCCCAGGCCTACGGGGAACACCTGCTGCCGCCGGAGCCTCCGGTCTACAAGACCCGGGCCCGCATCGCCCAGGAGGCCCACGAGGCCATCCGGCCCACCTCCGTGTTCCGGACACCGGAATCGGTGAAGCCCTACCTGGACCGCGATCAGTATCGCCTCTACGAGCTGATCTGGAAGCGCTTCATCGCCAGCCAGATGGCCCCCGCCATCCTGGACACGATGACTGTGGAGATCGTGGCCGTGCCCCGCGCCCTGATCGCCGACGGGGAGATCCCCCTGGAGGCCCTGGAGAACCCCCGCTATCTCTTCCGGGCCACCGGCTCCGCCATCCGCTTCCCCGGCTTCCTGGTGGTCTACGAGGAGGCCCGGGAGGAGGACGTCAAGCCGGAGGAGGAGGAAGAGGGCGGCGGGCTGTTGCCGCCCCTGGAGCCCAACGAGCGGCTGCGGCTGTGGCGGGTGCTCCCGGAGCAGCATTTCACCCAGCCGCCGCCCCGCTACACGGAGGCCTCGTTGATCAAGACCCTGGAGGAGCTGGGCATCGGCCGGCCCAGCACCTATGCCCCCATCCTCTCCACCCTCTTCCAGCGGGGCTATGTGGAGCGGGTGGACAAGCGCCTGGTCCCCACCCCCCTGGGGATCACCGTCACCGACCTGCTGGTCCAGCACTTCCCTGACATCATGGACGTCAACTTCACGGCCCGGATGGAGGAGGACCTAGACCGCATCGCTGCCGGGGAGGAGGATTGGGTGGAGGTGTTGCGGCGCTTCTACGGGCCTTTCGAGCAGCGGCTCCAGGAGGCCCTGGCCAGGATCCAGAAGGTCTCCCTGGACCATGAGGTCCTGGACGAGCAGTGCCCGGAGTGCGGCGCCCCGCTGCAAATCCGCTACGGACGGTTCGGGAAGTTCGTCGGGTGCACCCGCTTCCCGGAGTGCCGCTACACCCGGCCTTTCTTCAACAAGCTGGGGGTGCCATGTCCACAGTGCGGCGGGGAACTGCTGGAGAAGAAGAGCAAGCGGGGGCGCACCTTTTACGGCTGCAGCAACTGGCCGACCTGCAACTTCACCACCTGGAAGCGCCCCCTGACCGCTCGATGCCCGCATTGCGGCGGCCTCCTGGTCCAGGACGATCGGGAGAACGCCCGCTGCCTCAAATGCGAGGCCGTCGTGCCGCTGGCGGAGCTGGAGCTGGAGGAAGCCGGGGAAGGCGCGTAG
- a CDS encoding DUF711 family protein: MRIRAVTVFSCPTEEEIRRAGALARAAQEALAAAGYEVQTLRLALPPPEPSEAPEAFLARARAQEALAQEAGFDYLSVGPVGPLAPHIPRLLAETRSVFAALALSRGADARAAARVIRENAAIPPDGFANLRFAALAGVPPLCPFFPAAYHDGGPMALALATEAADLAVEAARAAQDPPAACAMIQARVEAIGRQLGALLRPIAAAFGARFAGVDFSLAPFPEPERSIGMAIEALSGVPFGASGTLAAVAGLAAALHAADFPRTGFCGVMLPVLEDAVLARRAAEGTFGLPHLLLYSAVCGTGLDTVPLPGSTPEGALIRILEDLRALSERLRKPLTARLMPIPGREPGDPVRFDFAYLAPSAVLTVPDPGMC; the protein is encoded by the coding sequence ATGCGGATCCGTGCGGTGACGGTGTTCAGCTGTCCCACGGAGGAAGAGATCCGCCGGGCCGGGGCCCTGGCCCGGGCGGCGCAGGAGGCCCTCGCGGCGGCCGGCTACGAGGTCCAGACCCTCCGGCTGGCCTTGCCCCCGCCCGAGCCTTCGGAGGCGCCGGAGGCCTTCCTCGCCCGCGCCCGCGCGCAGGAGGCCCTGGCGCAGGAGGCCGGCTTCGACTACCTCAGCGTGGGCCCTGTAGGGCCGCTGGCCCCGCATATCCCACGCCTCCTCGCGGAGACCCGAAGCGTCTTCGCCGCCCTCGCCCTGAGCCGGGGGGCGGACGCCCGAGCGGCCGCGCGGGTCATCCGGGAGAACGCGGCCATCCCCCCGGACGGCTTCGCCAACCTCCGGTTCGCCGCCCTGGCCGGTGTGCCCCCGCTGTGCCCCTTCTTCCCGGCCGCCTACCACGACGGCGGCCCCATGGCCCTCGCCCTGGCCACCGAGGCCGCCGATCTCGCCGTCGAGGCCGCCCGGGCCGCCCAGGACCCTCCGGCAGCCTGCGCCATGATCCAGGCTCGGGTGGAGGCTATCGGACGGCAGCTCGGCGCCCTGCTCCGGCCGATCGCCGCCGCCTTCGGCGCCCGCTTCGCCGGCGTCGACTTCTCCCTGGCGCCCTTCCCTGAGCCTGAGCGCAGCATCGGGATGGCCATCGAAGCCCTCAGCGGGGTTCCCTTCGGGGCGTCCGGCACCCTGGCCGCCGTCGCCGGGCTGGCGGCCGCCCTCCACGCCGCGGACTTCCCCCGAACCGGCTTCTGCGGGGTGATGCTCCCGGTGCTGGAGGATGCTGTCCTCGCCCGGCGGGCCGCCGAGGGCACCTTCGGCCTTCCCCATCTCTTGCTCTACTCCGCAGTCTGCGGGACGGGGCTGGACACCGTCCCGCTCCCCGGTTCGACGCCGGAGGGCGCCCTGATCCGGATCCTGGAGGACCTGCGGGCGCTGAGCGAGCGGCTCCGCAAGCCCCTCACCGCCCGCTTGATGCCCATCCCCGGCCGCGAGCCCGGGGATCCTGTTCGCTTCGATTTCGCCTACCTGGCCCCCTCCGCCGTCCTAACGGTCCCGGATCCGGGCATGTGTTGA